From Acidimicrobiia bacterium:
AGCCTTGTGGATAGGGCACGGATATCCTTTGTTCGCCGCGAAGTTGAAAGCCGGGAAGTGCTCGTCGTGCGCGCGCATGATACGGTCCCTGGTGACCTTGGCGACGATGGAAGCAGCGGCAATCGACAGCGACGTCGCGTCACCCCTGATCAGAGTGCTCGTTCGACCGTTGCCGACGAAGTCCCAGTTCCCATCGACGAGCACATAGTCCGCTTCGATACCGAGACCGGTGAGAGCCCGGCGGGCGGCGAGCCGCTGTGCTTCCGACATGCCGAGTCGATCGCATTCCTCATGAGATGCATGCCCGATCGCCCAGCGGTCTACCCAGTCGAGAATACGATCGAACAGGGCTTCCCGCTCATCCTCGATCAGAAGCTTGGAATCGCGTATCTTGTAGACGCGTCGATCGGGAGGAAGGACGACCGCTCCGATCGTCAGAGGTCCGGCCCACGACCCGCGGCCGACCTCATCCATTCCCACCACGATCTGGGCGCCGCGCTCCCAGTGCCGGCGTTCGACCGTGAGCGACGGAGAACTGGAGCGAAGAGAGCGACGCAAACGCGGGACGGTATCCGGCACCGTCAGAGGTTACCCCTCCCCCGCCCGAATGCCCGATGGCTTCCACCACTCTGCCGTGCTCACCGGGAACAATCCGCTTGGAACGTTGGGCCTATGGCTCGTGAGTTGACATGACCCGCTTCAGCCATTCGACGATCCCGGCGACGACCTCCGGGCCTTCGGGTTCATTGAGCGATTCGTGTCGAAGCTTCGGGTAGAGCAACCGCTCGACGGTTGGCAGGTCGGCCAGGGTCGCCGAGACGGCGGCCGGAACCAGCTCGTCTCCGCCTCCGTGAATGACCAGGGTTGGCACGGTGAGCTTGTCGAGTCTCGCACGCACGCGGTCACCCGCTGCGAACATCTCGGCGCCCAGGCGCGTGGTTGCCTTCGTCAGGACGAGCGGATCGGCGAAATAGGCCTCACCGACCGCAGGGTCACGGGAGAGCTGCTCGGCCGAGATCTCTGTCGGAATCGCCAGTTTCGGGAACAGCTTCCCGAGTGGCGGCGCCAGCAGTCGCTGCCACGCCTTCCCTCCGCTCAGGGCCGGGGCGCTGGAGACGACGTAGTCGGGGTGAGGGCGATCAGACACGAGATAGTCGAGCACGATGAGGCCCCCGAGCGAATGACCCATGAGAACGGAAGGCAGGCCTTCTCGACGGGAGGCGGTGAGCTCTTCCTGCACCTCATCGAGGAAGTCGCAGAACGTGTCGACGTGAGCGCGGACCCCGGCCGAGGCACCGTGGCCGAGCAGGTCGTAGCTGAACACGGCAATTCCGGCATCGGCAAACAGGCCACCGGTCTGCTCGTAGCGCCCGCTGTGCTCCCCCAGTCCGTGCACTATGAGCATCGTTGCCCAGGGATCTGTCGCGACCCACTTCCGTCTGAGCCGGGTGTGGGTGCCCGTGCGGATTGTTTCGACGGTGGACGATTCAGTCATCGTCATTCCTCCAGGTCACTCGTAGATGCCGGGCGGCGGAAGCCTCATCCGGCCGTCCAACCGGTGTGTTAACGGGAGCGGCGTGCAACGCATCGGGTTCGGTGGCCGCCCGGTCGGCTATCGAGAGCAACGCAGCGGCGAGGGCATCCATCGTCTGCATGCTTTGGGTTTCGGTCGGCTCCATCATCAGCGCTTCGTCGACGATCAGCGGGAAGTAGACCGTCGGCGCATGAAACCCCTCATCCATGAGTGCCTTGACAATGTCCATGGCCCGGATACCGGTGCTCTTCTTCAGTGTCTTGGCGGATGCGACGAACTCGTGCATGCACGGTGAATCGTACGGGAGATCGTATGGGCCCCGTAACAGCTCCTCCAGGTACCTGGCGTTGAGAACCGCACGCTCCGACACACGCCGCAAGCCATCGCCACCCAGCGCCTTCATGTAGGCCAGGGCCCGGAGCACAACTCCGAAGTTGCCGTGCTTTCCGTGGACGCGGCCAATGCTCTTGGCGGGCGTCACCCACCGAATCACCCCGTCTTCGCCGGCTTCCGGAAGCGGGCCCGGTAGAAACGGCACAAGCACGTCGTGGACCGCAACAGGCCCCGCGCCGGGGCCACCACCGCCGTGCGGGGTGGCGAACGTCTTGTGAAGATTCGAATGGACGATGTCAAAGCCCATCAATCCAGGTTTGGCGACACCCATGATCGCGTTCAGGTTGGCGCCGTCGTAGTACACCAGGCCCCCTGCCTCGTGCACGATCTCGGCGATCTCAACGATGTTCTCCTCGAACAGTCCGAGGGTGTTTGGGTTGGTCAGCATCAGACCTGCAACCTGACCGTCGACCAGGCCACGCAGCGCCTCAACGTCGACCATGCCGCGGTCGTTGGAGGGCACTTCCACCGCTTGGTAGCCGCCCAGAGTGACGGAGGCGGGGTTCGTGCCGTGGGCGGCGTCCGGAATCAGGATCTTCGATCTCTCTTCGCCCTTGTCCTCGTGATAGGCCCGCATCAGCAGCAGGCCGGTCAGCTCACCTGAGGCACCGGCCGGAGGCTGGAAGGTTGCCCGGTCCATGCCCGTGATCTCGCAGAGGTATCGCTCAGCCTCGACCAACACCGCCAACGCACCCTGTGCCGAAGACGCCGGTGTTGCCGGATGGAGATCACGAAACGCAGGGTGCTCTGCCGCCCAGTCGCAGACTTTGGGGTTGTACTTCATCGTGCACGAACCGAGCGGGTACGCGCCGAGATCCACTGCGAAGTTCCGGTGTGACAGACGCGTGTAGTGCATCACTAGATCGTGTTCGCTCACCTCAGGAAGAGCGACCCGTTCCTCGCTCTTCTCCGGTAGATCGAGTTCGATCTCGGGTACATCGAGCGGTGCCAGCGACCAGGCGCGCCGGCCGGAGACGGAGATCTCTTTCAGGGTCGGTTCTTCGGAGCCACCGACGAGGGGAGATGATGCTGCAGAGCCACCAGGCTTAGGCATGAGCGATCACCTCCTTGAGTAGGGAAATGTAGGCATCGATCTGTTCCTTGGTCCGTTGTTCGGTCAGGGCGATGAGCAGCCCGTTTTCCAGTTCGGGGTAGTCGGCCGAGAGATCGATCCCGGCGAGGATCCCTTGTTTCGCCATCGCGTCGATGACTATCGCCGGTGCGACCGGCAACGTAACGGCGAATTCTCTGACATAGGCGGCGGGATGGGCAAGCTTCACACCATCGATCGTGGTTAGACGAGCCGCCAGGTAACGGGCCTTCTGAGCCGACTGTCTTCCCACCTCGGTCAGGCCGTCGGGGCCGAGCCAGGCCAGCTGAATCGCCACGCCGATGGCGTTCAGAGACTGATTAGTGCAGATATTCGATGAAGCCTTCTCTCGCCGGATGTCTTGCTCTCTGGCTCGCAGCGTGAGGACGTACGCCAAGCGACCGCGGTCATCGGTGGTAGTTCCGACCAGCCGGCCGGGAAGTCGCCTGACCAGACTCTCGGTGACGGCGAACAACCCGACGCCCGGCCCGCCGAAGGTGAGTGGCCCGCCGAGGGGTTGCCCTTCTGCAATAGCGATGTCTACTCCGGCTTCGCCCGGCGTCCGGAGCAGCCCGAGTGTCATTGGATCGACGACGGCAATCGCCAGGGCGCCACGGGTATGCGCAACTTCAACCGCCGACCCGTACGATTCGATGGCGCCGAGATAGTTCGGTTGTGCCACGACGACTGCGGCCGGCGGACCATCTGCATCAGGGTTCCAGTGCGTGACTCCCGCAACAACCGGATGTTCAACCATTGCGATACCCCGGGCGTGCGCGAATGTTGCGATCGTTTGTCGAACTTGCGGTCCCACGGCCCCCGATACCCAGATCACGTTCCGGCGGGTGGCCGCCACTGCCACATTGACTGCTTCCAGGGCGGCTCCGGCGCCGTCATAGACCGATGCGTTGGCAACGTCCATGCCCGTGATGGCACACACCATCGATTGGTATTCGAACAGTGCCTGGAGAACGCCCTGGCTCACTTCCGGCTGATAGGGCGTATAGGACGTGACGAACTCGGTCCGCAGGTTCAGCGATCGCACGGTCGGTGGAAGGTAGTGGTCGTAGTGGCCACCACCCGCAAAACAGACCAGATCGTCATTGCGTTCCGCCAGAGCAGTGATGGCGGCGACGAGTTCCGGCTCACTAATGCCCGCCGGGAGGTCGAGGTCCCCGACCACGCGTACGAGGTCGGGGAGATGTCCGAACAGATCTTCAACTGAAGAGAGGCCGACTCGACTCAGCATTGCTTCGATGTCGGCGGCGGTATGCGGTGTGAAATCCACGTCAGTCCTTTCCCACGAACGGAGGTGTGACCCGCCGGGTAGGATGCCACGCTCCACGGATTTCGACCTCAATCGGATCGGCGGGAGAGGGCGGAGGGCTCAGATACGCCATGCCGATCCCGTAGCCCAGTGAAGGGCTGAAGTTGCCGCTTGCCACCACGCCCGTTGCCGATCCGGCGCGGACCGGATAGCCGTGTCGAGGTATCTGCCGGCCCTCCATTGCGAATCCTACG
This genomic window contains:
- a CDS encoding ribonuclease HII, whose product is MPDTVPRLRRSLRSSSPSLTVERRHWERGAQIVVGMDEVGRGSWAGPLTIGAVVLPPDRRVYKIRDSKLLIEDEREALFDRILDWVDRWAIGHASHEECDRLGMSEAQRLAARRALTGLGIEADYVLVDGNWDFVGNGRTSTLIRGDATSLSIAAASIVAKVTRDRIMRAHDEHFPAFNFAANKGYPCPIHKAALHALGPTTIHRRSWAFMDGLPWNGVARYERPDPQGRLFL
- a CDS encoding lysophospholipase; this translates as MTESSTVETIRTGTHTRLRRKWVATDPWATMLIVHGLGEHSGRYEQTGGLFADAGIAVFSYDLLGHGASAGVRAHVDTFCDFLDEVQEELTASRREGLPSVLMGHSLGGLIVLDYLVSDRPHPDYVVSSAPALSGGKAWQRLLAPPLGKLFPKLAIPTEISAEQLSRDPAVGEAYFADPLVLTKATTRLGAEMFAAGDRVRARLDKLTVPTLVIHGGGDELVPAAVSATLADLPTVERLLYPKLRHESLNEPEGPEVVAGIVEWLKRVMSTHEP
- the gcvPB gene encoding aminomethyl-transferring glycine dehydrogenase subunit GcvPB — encoded protein: MPKPGGSAASSPLVGGSEEPTLKEISVSGRRAWSLAPLDVPEIELDLPEKSEERVALPEVSEHDLVMHYTRLSHRNFAVDLGAYPLGSCTMKYNPKVCDWAAEHPAFRDLHPATPASSAQGALAVLVEAERYLCEITGMDRATFQPPAGASGELTGLLLMRAYHEDKGEERSKILIPDAAHGTNPASVTLGGYQAVEVPSNDRGMVDVEALRGLVDGQVAGLMLTNPNTLGLFEENIVEIAEIVHEAGGLVYYDGANLNAIMGVAKPGLMGFDIVHSNLHKTFATPHGGGGPGAGPVAVHDVLVPFLPGPLPEAGEDGVIRWVTPAKSIGRVHGKHGNFGVVLRALAYMKALGGDGLRRVSERAVLNARYLEELLRGPYDLPYDSPCMHEFVASAKTLKKSTGIRAMDIVKALMDEGFHAPTVYFPLIVDEALMMEPTETQSMQTMDALAAALLSIADRAATEPDALHAAPVNTPVGRPDEASAARHLRVTWRNDDD
- the gcvPA gene encoding aminomethyl-transferring glycine dehydrogenase subunit GcvPA, producing the protein MDFTPHTAADIEAMLSRVGLSSVEDLFGHLPDLVRVVGDLDLPAGISEPELVAAITALAERNDDLVCFAGGGHYDHYLPPTVRSLNLRTEFVTSYTPYQPEVSQGVLQALFEYQSMVCAITGMDVANASVYDGAGAALEAVNVAVAATRRNVIWVSGAVGPQVRQTIATFAHARGIAMVEHPVVAGVTHWNPDADGPPAAVVVAQPNYLGAIESYGSAVEVAHTRGALAIAVVDPMTLGLLRTPGEAGVDIAIAEGQPLGGPLTFGGPGVGLFAVTESLVRRLPGRLVGTTTDDRGRLAYVLTLRAREQDIRREKASSNICTNQSLNAIGVAIQLAWLGPDGLTEVGRQSAQKARYLAARLTTIDGVKLAHPAAYVREFAVTLPVAPAIVIDAMAKQGILAGIDLSADYPELENGLLIALTEQRTKEQIDAYISLLKEVIAHA